The genomic DNA CCGCCTGGCCCTGGTCGTACTCGCCGCCCGCGTCGAGGCCGAACGAGATCTGGCCGGCGTGGTGGACGAACACGTCCTCGGCGAGCAGGTTGACGAAGCCGGCCTTGATGGCGCGCAGGCACCAGTCGTTCTCCTCGCCGTAGCCCTTGCCGAAGGCCTCGGCGTCGAGGTCGCCGACGGCGTCGAGGGCGGCGGCGGTCATGTACATGCAGAAGCCGACGCCGGTGGGCACGGGCACGGCGCGGCCGCGATTGACCTGCGCGGCGAGGCGGTCGAGGTCGGGCCGGGCGATCTCCAGCGGCATGGTGTTGTTGGCGTTGAAGCGCGGGTAGGAGCAGATCGTGGCGTTGTTGGACAGGGGCGTGACGCTGCCCACGGGCAGCCCCGCGCCCATTCCCGCCTCTGCGCCTGCCTCCCCGCCGGACCCGGCCTGAGGTTCGGCGTTGTGTTCGGCGTGGGCGACGAGGCGGTCGAGCCAGTCGCCGAAGACCTGAGCGTCGGAGTTGAGCAGGACGACGGCGCGGCCCTGGCGCAGGCCGAGGGCGCGGTTGACCGAGCGGACGAAGCCGAGGTTGTGCTCGTTCTCGACGAGGTGGAACAGGCCGCGGCCGGCGAGGGCGGCGAGGTCTGCGGACAGCTGCGGGTCGGGGGAGCGGTCGTTGACGGCGAGCAGGGTGAAGGGGGTGGCCTGGGGCGCGGACAGGCAGGCGTGGAGGGCGCGCAGGGTCTCGCCGCGGCCCTTGTAGACCGGGACGATGACGACGACGCGGGCCTGCGCGATGGGCAGGGCCCGGGGCAGGCGGTCCCACGCGTCGGCGGGCGGGGCCTCCATGGGCGGGTAGGTGCCGAGATCCTCGGGGCAGCCCATCAGCCCGGCGGCCCGGCCCGCGCGCACGTAGTGCAGGAACGGCGACTCCCCCGCGCCCAGGAGATGCCCGTAGGCCCGGCGGTAGAAGCGGGTCGAGAAGGTCTTGCTCGGGTCGCGGTCCTCCTCCTGGCCGTGGGACAGGAAGTGGATCGCCGGCCCGTTCTCGAAGCCGCCGGTGTCCGGGTAGCGCTTGAGGTACCAGGGCGCGTCGAAGAGCGGCTCGATCAGGCGGGCCTGCTCGAACAGGTCGGCGTCCTCCTCGGCCGGCGGCGCGCCGTAGCGCGGATCGAAGGCGTCGCCCGCGAGGTCGTCGCCGCGCAGAAGGGCCCGGGCGAGGTGATGGACGAAGGGCGCGAGGCCCGTCGCCTCCGCGGAGGGATGGTGCGCGCGGTAGGCCCAGCCGTTGAAATCGGGCCTGGGATTGCGGCCCTTGCGCCAGCCGGTGTCGCAGTAGTCGCGCACTGCGTCCTCCGCCTCGGACAGCCCGTAGCGCGCCCGGTAGAAGCCGTGGTCGAAATGCCCCGCCACCAGACGCGCCTGCAGGTCCAGGAACGCGTCCCGGTCGAGGATCTCCCGCCCGATCGCCCCCAGCCAGGCCGTGTCCTCGACCGGCGCCCGCGCCGGCCGCAGCCCGCAGACCCGCAGCAGCGCCGCCAGCGTCGAGCGCCCCGGGCCGGGATCGCGCAGCTCCCGCCAGCCCGCCTCGGCGAAGTGCAGGAACGGCTCGCGCCCGCCCACGTCCGGATAGGTCGCCCGGTACCACGCCGCGTCCACCGCCGGCAGGTTCAGCCGGTGCGGCTCCGCGAACGGCTCGGCCCCCGTCAGCCGCGCCTCGGCCACGTAGCGGAAGAACGGGTCGTCCGCGACCGCCCGGCTGCCGGCCCGCGCCTGCACGTAGCCGGCGGGGTCGAAGTCCGGTCGCGGGCCGATCCGCGCCCGCCAGCCCTCCGCCACGTAGTGGCGCAGCAGCGCCGCGTCCGGGGCCCCGGCCAGCGCCTCGGCCTGCGGTCCGGGCAGGCGCTGCCGGTAATGGGCGGCGTCGAAGTAGGGGGCGAGGGTCTCGACCCGCAGCGCGCGCGCGGCGTCCGGGTCGGGGCGGGCCGGTCCGCCGTGGAGGACGTAGTGGACCAGCGGGTTCTGGGTCGTGAAGGTGATCCCGCGGCTGAGGCAGTAGGCCAGGGTGTCGAATTGCGGCGCCGGCTCGCGGCCCTCGCGCCAGCCGGAGGCCATGTAGTGGTCGACCGGGTCGACGCCGGCGGCGGCGAGGTCGGGGTTGCCGGCGAGGTAGAAGGCGCCGTCGACGAGGCGGCGGGCGAGGCGGTGGGCCTCGGCCGTGTCGGGCTTGGGCAGGGCGGCCGCCTCCCCCTCCCCTTCACGTCCGGCGCGGCGGCGCGCGAGGGCGTGCAGGAGCGGGTTGATGCCGGCGCGGGCGAGGTGGGGATGGGCGGCGAGGTAGGCGGCGGAGTCGAAGTCGGGGCGCGGGTCGCGGCCCGCGCGCCAGCCGTGGACGAGGTAGTCGCGCACCGGGTCGGCCGCGATCCCGTACCAGCTCGCGTAGAACGCTTTGTCAAAGTGCAGGGCCAGGACGGCGATCTGCGCGTCCGCTGTGACGAGATCGTCCGCCGCCGGCAGGCCGCGGCGGGCCGCCAGCCGGATCAGCGGGTTGCCGCTCGCGCGGACCGGGCCGGAGCGCGCCCAGCGATGGTACAGGCCGCGGATCTGCTTCAACGCGCGGCGCCCGTTCTGTCGCGCGACGGCCGCCGATCGCCGTCGGAGGGCGTCTCGGAATCGGCGCTGGGTTCGAGGCCTGGAGCTCGGGTGAGCATGTGTTCGCGCGGGCTAAATCGAAGGCGTCTCGGCGCGCCGGGCAGGGTGCCGCGCCGCCGGCCCATCGCCCTAACGGAACGCGCGCGCGGGGTAAACAACCGCACGCCCTGCCCCACGTCCCGCGCGACCCGCTGGCGCGGTCAGATCAGGTCGGACCGCCACGTCACGTTCTCACGCACGATCCGCGCGGGATTGCCGGCGGCCACGCAGTGGGGCGGCACCGTCCCGGTGACGACGGCGTGCGCGCCGACGATCGCGTTGTCGCCGATGACCGTGCCCTTGAGCAGGGTGGCCTGATTGGCGATCCAGACGTGGTTGCCGACCCACACGGGCTTGGCCGGGTTCAGCCGCGCGCCGGTGTCCCGGGTGACGATGGAGTGGAAGTCGCTCGTCGTCATCCAGACGCCCGACGCGATCGAGCAGTCCGTGCCGAT from Methylobacterium oryzae includes the following:
- a CDS encoding glycosyltransferase, encoding MKQIRGLYHRWARSGPVRASGNPLIRLAARRGLPAADDLVTADAQIAVLALHFDKAFYASWYGIAADPVRDYLVHGWRAGRDPRPDFDSAAYLAAHPHLARAGINPLLHALARRRAGREGEGEAAALPKPDTAEAHRLARRLVDGAFYLAGNPDLAAAGVDPVDHYMASGWREGREPAPQFDTLAYCLSRGITFTTQNPLVHYVLHGGPARPDPDAARALRVETLAPYFDAAHYRQRLPGPQAEALAGAPDAALLRHYVAEGWRARIGPRPDFDPAGYVQARAGSRAVADDPFFRYVAEARLTGAEPFAEPHRLNLPAVDAAWYRATYPDVGGREPFLHFAEAGWRELRDPGPGRSTLAALLRVCGLRPARAPVEDTAWLGAIGREILDRDAFLDLQARLVAGHFDHGFYRARYGLSEAEDAVRDYCDTGWRKGRNPRPDFNGWAYRAHHPSAEATGLAPFVHHLARALLRGDDLAGDAFDPRYGAPPAEEDADLFEQARLIEPLFDAPWYLKRYPDTGGFENGPAIHFLSHGQEEDRDPSKTFSTRFYRRAYGHLLGAGESPFLHYVRAGRAAGLMGCPEDLGTYPPMEAPPADAWDRLPRALPIAQARVVVIVPVYKGRGETLRALHACLSAPQATPFTLLAVNDRSPDPQLSADLAALAGRGLFHLVENEHNLGFVRSVNRALGLRQGRAVVLLNSDAQVFGDWLDRLVAHAEHNAEPQAGSGGEAGAEAGMGAGLPVGSVTPLSNNATICSYPRFNANNTMPLEIARPDLDRLAAQVNRGRAVPVPTGVGFCMYMTAAALDAVGDLDAEAFGKGYGEENDWCLRAIKAGFVNLLAEDVFVHHAGQISFGLDAGGEYDQGQAALLAKHPDYPARVGQFVQADPGRRGRARLDRARLARHFAGRALLYVTHSWGGGIQRHIDDTVAQARAEGLSVVLLQIDRTRNLEVHVSYRGPEFLYLPNLDSLYLPRDAAELADFVGQLAPVLIHVHSLAGLRWGAARALMEVVAGAGRPYAWTLHDYSPVCHRNHLVQPDGRYCGLAPVAECRSCLAVDADGFEEPDPGERRAAFGAFLAGAARVFAPSSDTAGRIRTVYPDLSVTVRPHVEPERSVRSTALQRPGRIRRVAVLGGISLPEGGLLLQALASDARERDLPLTFTIVGHSDPALTGGLARAGVTETGRYSTDDPTLDRVARAALQIAETGRHWEDDETLDLVTQVSADLVLLPSIWPETYAYALTLALRTGLPVTAFDLGAPAERLRGVPNGHLLPRALMTDPAACNDRLMAIDVSESGRGAQPIPDAAPADLMRAYYGLAV
- a CDS encoding acyltransferase, with translation MSDKDMHIVIESNCRFDVGEDVRLSMANIYIGPGSVLRIGDRTGFTGLVHLNPVEGKAIEIGTDCSIASGVWMTTSDFHSIVTRDTGARLNPAKPVWVGNHVWIANQATLLKGTVIGDNAIVGAHAVVTGTVPPHCVAAGNPARIVRENVTWRSDLI